In Streptococcus dysgalactiae subsp. dysgalactiae, the following are encoded in one genomic region:
- a CDS encoding cysteine desulfurase family protein has product MIYFDNAATTPLSPAVITVMTETMTDFFGNPSSIHSYGRQASKTLRESRKTISNLLDVNARHIIFTSGGTESNNTAIKGYALANQNKGKHLITTAIEHHSVLHTMAYLEDRLGFEVTYLPCKNGRIDLADVKKALRDDTILVSMMYANNETGDVLPIQEIGNLLRDHQAVFHVDAVQAIGKFEIFPEQLGIDFLSASAHKFHGPKGVGFLYSRGMIMDSLLHGGEQEHKHRASTENIPGIVGMAQALKDALTNCLSATNHITSLRDHLLEQLEGLSYYLNQGPNSLPQVINIGFPGYQNGVLLTQLDLAGFAVSTGSACTAGTVEPSHVLAAYYGKESHRLAESIRVSLSDQNTFEEVTQLAQTLRKILGESDGI; this is encoded by the coding sequence ATGATTTATTTTGACAACGCTGCTACTACCCCACTTAGTCCAGCTGTCATCACAGTAATGACAGAGACAATGACAGATTTTTTTGGCAATCCTTCTAGTATTCACTCTTACGGACGTCAAGCAAGCAAAACTCTAAGAGAATCGCGCAAAACAATCAGCAATCTTTTAGACGTTAATGCTCGCCACATTATTTTCACTTCTGGAGGGACAGAAAGCAACAATACAGCTATTAAAGGCTACGCCTTAGCTAATCAAAATAAGGGTAAGCACCTCATCACAACTGCTATTGAACATCACTCTGTTCTTCACACTATGGCCTATCTTGAAGACCGACTTGGATTCGAGGTGACTTATTTGCCTTGCAAAAATGGAAGAATTGATTTAGCTGACGTTAAAAAGGCGCTCCGAGATGATACGATTTTAGTAAGCATGATGTATGCTAATAATGAAACAGGTGATGTCTTACCTATTCAAGAGATTGGAAACCTCCTTAGAGACCATCAAGCGGTTTTTCACGTAGATGCTGTACAAGCTATCGGAAAATTTGAGATTTTTCCTGAGCAATTGGGGATTGATTTTTTATCAGCTTCTGCTCATAAATTTCACGGTCCTAAGGGTGTTGGATTCCTTTATAGTAGAGGAATGATTATGGACTCCCTACTTCATGGGGGAGAACAAGAACATAAACACAGAGCCAGCACTGAAAACATACCAGGCATTGTGGGGATGGCACAAGCTCTAAAGGATGCTTTAACTAACTGTTTGTCAGCAACCAATCATATCACTTCTTTACGGGATCACTTGTTGGAACAGTTAGAGGGACTCTCTTATTACCTTAATCAAGGACCAAACTCTCTGCCACAAGTGATTAACATTGGCTTTCCTGGCTATCAAAATGGAGTCCTACTAACCCAACTTGACTTAGCTGGTTTTGCAGTGTCGACAGGCTCTGCTTGTACAGCTGGAACCGTTGAGCCAAGTCATGTACTTGCAGCTTACTATGGCAAAGAGTCTCATCGCCTAGCAGAATCCATTCGCGTCAGCCTGTCAGATCAAAATACCTTCGAAGAAGTCACTCAACTGGCTCAAACCTTACGAAAAATTCTAGGAGAATCAGATGGCATTTGA
- a CDS encoding ribose-phosphate diphosphokinase has translation MTERYADKQIKLFSLTSNLPIAEKISKASGIPLGKISSRQFSDGEIMINIEETVRGDDLYIIQSTSFPVNDNLWELLIMIDACKRASANTVNIVLPYFGYSRQDRVAKSREPITAKLVANMLTKAGIDRVVTLDLHAVQVQGFFDIPVDNLFTVPLFADHYSQLGLAGADTVVVSPKNSGIKRARSLAEYLDSPIAIIDYAEDDSEREEGYVIGDVAGKKAILIDDILNTGKTFAEAAKILERAGATDIYAVASHGLFAGGAADVLETAPIKDIIVTDSVKTKNRVPENVTYLSASDLIAEAIIRIHERKPLSPLFSYKPKGKHDA, from the coding sequence ATGACTGAACGATATGCTGACAAGCAAATCAAACTGTTCTCACTCACATCAAATCTCCCGATTGCCGAGAAAATTTCGAAAGCATCAGGAATTCCTCTTGGGAAAATTTCTTCCCGCCAATTCTCTGATGGGGAAATTATGATTAACATTGAAGAAACAGTTCGTGGTGATGATCTTTACATCATTCAATCCACTAGTTTTCCTGTCAATGATAATCTCTGGGAATTACTCATCATGATTGATGCTTGTAAACGTGCTAGCGCCAACACTGTCAATATTGTTTTACCTTATTTTGGATACTCACGTCAAGATCGTGTAGCTAAATCTCGTGAACCTATCACAGCTAAATTAGTTGCTAACATGCTAACCAAAGCTGGTATTGACCGCGTTGTCACACTTGACTTGCATGCCGTTCAAGTACAGGGCTTCTTTGATATTCCAGTGGATAATCTTTTCACAGTGCCTTTGTTTGCTGATCATTACAGCCAACTTGGCTTGGCAGGTGCCGATACTGTTGTAGTGAGCCCAAAAAATTCTGGTATTAAACGTGCTAGAAGCTTAGCAGAGTATCTGGATTCACCAATTGCTATTATTGACTACGCAGAGGATGACTCAGAGCGTGAAGAGGGCTATGTTATCGGTGATGTTGCTGGTAAAAAAGCTATCTTGATTGATGATATTCTTAACACTGGAAAAACTTTTGCAGAAGCTGCTAAGATCCTTGAACGAGCAGGTGCAACTGACATTTACGCCGTTGCTAGTCACGGCTTGTTTGCTGGTGGTGCTGCGGATGTTTTGGAAACTGCTCCGATTAAAGACATTATCGTTACAGATTCTGTTAAGACCAAAAACCGTGTCCCAGAAAATGTCACTTACCTTAGTGCTAGCGACTTGATTGCAGAAGCAATCATCCGAATTCACGAAAGAAAACCATTAAGTCCTCTTTTCTCCTATAAACCCAAAGGTAAACATGACGCATGA
- a CDS encoding CYTH domain-containing protein — protein sequence MTNLEIEYKTLLTKDEYNRLLSQMSHVAPVTQTNYYIDTEGFDLKANKMSLRIRTFTNSAELTLKVPEKVGNREYNLPLTLEQAKDMIKHGHLPESPALGLITSIGIDLEALKTFGHLTTIRRESDTPIGKMALDYNQYANTKDYELELEVTDPIKGKIDFDLFLTQHQIAFKYAKSKVARFSKTLKNPGNSR from the coding sequence ATGACCAACCTAGAAATTGAATATAAAACCTTATTAACCAAAGATGAATATAATCGTCTCCTTTCTCAAATGAGTCATGTAGCTCCAGTGACACAGACTAATTATTACATCGACACCGAGGGGTTTGATTTAAAAGCTAATAAGATGTCACTGCGCATTCGTACCTTTACAAATAGTGCCGAACTAACCTTGAAAGTTCCTGAAAAAGTTGGTAATCGTGAATACAATCTCCCTCTCACTCTTGAACAAGCAAAAGACATGATTAAGCATGGGCACTTGCCAGAGTCGCCAGCTCTTGGCTTAATCACTTCTATTGGGATTGATTTAGAGGCTCTTAAAACGTTTGGACATTTGACGACTATTCGGAGAGAAAGCGATACTCCAATTGGGAAAATGGCTTTGGATTACAATCAGTATGCCAATACTAAAGACTATGAATTAGAGTTAGAAGTTACTGATCCAATCAAAGGAAAAATCGATTTTGATCTTTTTTTAACCCAACATCAGATTGCCTTTAAGTATGCTAAAAGCAAAGTTGCTCGTTTTAGCAAAACCTTGAAGAATCCTGGAAATAGCAGATAA
- a CDS encoding GTP pyrophosphokinase: MALDWEEFLDPYIQTVGELKIKLRGIRKQFRKQNRYSPIEFVTGRVKSVESIKEKMVLRGVLEENIAQDIQDIAGLRIMVQFVDDVEEVLALLRQRQDMTIVYERDYIRNMKSSGYRSYHVVVEYPVDTIEGQKKVLAEIQIRTLAMNFWATIEHSLNYKYGGDFPEEIKKRLELTAKIALELDEEMRKIREDIREAQLLFDPVTRNLSDGVGNSDDTDELYR, from the coding sequence GTGGCTTTAGATTGGGAAGAATTCTTAGACCCTTACATTCAAACTGTTGGTGAATTAAAAATTAAATTGCGTGGTATTCGCAAGCAATTTCGTAAGCAAAATCGTTATTCCCCTATTGAGTTTGTAACAGGCCGGGTGAAATCAGTTGAAAGCATCAAAGAAAAAATGGTCCTGCGTGGGGTTCTTGAAGAAAACATAGCGCAAGACATCCAAGATATTGCCGGTCTCCGTATTATGGTGCAATTTGTAGATGATGTTGAAGAGGTTTTAGCATTGCTACGTCAACGGCAAGACATGACAATTGTCTATGAACGAGATTACATTCGCAATATGAAATCCAGTGGCTACAGGTCTTATCATGTGGTTGTTGAGTACCCTGTTGATACCATTGAAGGTCAAAAAAAGGTTCTAGCTGAAATTCAAATCCGTACTCTGGCGATGAATTTTTGGGCAACGATTGAACATTCGTTGAACTATAAATATGGCGGAGATTTCCCAGAAGAAATCAAAAAACGTCTTGAATTGACCGCAAAAATTGCCTTAGAATTAGACGAAGAAATGCGTAAAATTCGAGAAGACATTCGGGAGGCTCAATTATTGTTTGACCCCGTGACACGAAATTTAAGTGATGGTGTAGGAAATAGTGATGACACAGATGAATTATACAGATAA
- a CDS encoding NAD kinase: MTQMNYTDKVKRVAIIANGKYQSKRVASKLFAVFKDDPDFYLSKKNPDIVISIGGDGMLLSAFHMYEKELDKVRFVGIHTGHLGFYTDYRDFELDKLIDNLRKDKGEQISYPILTVVISLDDGRVIKARALNEATVKRIEKTMVADVIINHVKFESFRGDGISVSTPTGSTAYNKSLGGAVLHPTIEALQLTEISSLNNRVFRTLGSSVIIPKKDKIELVPKRLGIYTISIDNKTYQLKNVTKVEYFIDDEKIHFVSSPSHTSFWERVKDAFIGEIDS, translated from the coding sequence ATGACACAGATGAATTATACAGATAAGGTGAAGCGAGTTGCCATTATTGCGAATGGCAAATATCAAAGCAAACGCGTTGCCTCTAAACTTTTCGCCGTATTTAAAGATGATCCTGATTTTTACTTATCAAAGAAAAATCCAGACATCGTGATTTCTATTGGCGGGGATGGGATGCTTTTATCTGCCTTTCACATGTATGAAAAAGAATTAGATAAGGTACGTTTTGTAGGAATCCATACAGGTCATCTGGGATTTTATACCGATTATCGGGATTTTGAACTTGATAAATTAATTGATAATTTAAGAAAAGACAAAGGAGAGCAAATCTCCTATCCCATCCTGACAGTGGTTATTAGTTTGGATGATGGTCGTGTTATTAAAGCGCGTGCCTTAAATGAAGCTACAGTTAAGCGCATCGAAAAGACAATGGTAGCAGATGTTATCATCAATCATGTGAAATTTGAAAGCTTCCGAGGTGATGGCATTTCGGTATCTACACCTACTGGAAGTACAGCATATAATAAGTCCTTAGGAGGGGCTGTCTTACATCCGACGATTGAAGCTCTCCAATTAACGGAAATTTCTAGTCTTAATAACCGTGTCTTTAGAACCTTGGGCTCATCAGTCATTATTCCCAAAAAAGATAAGATTGAGTTAGTGCCGAAACGCTTAGGTATTTATACCATTTCCATTGATAATAAAACCTATCAGCTTAAAAATGTCACTAAAGTGGAGTATTTTATCGACGATGAGAAAATTCATTTTGTCTCATCTCCAAGTCATACGAGCTTTTGGGAAAGGGTCAAGGATGCCTTTATTGGAGAGATTGACTCATGA
- a CDS encoding RluA family pseudouridine synthase produces the protein MRFEFVADKRTKVKTLLKSHDVSRGLLAKIKYKGGNILVNGIEQNAIYLLDIGDVVTIDIPKEEPFEKLEAIPFDLDIVYEDDHFLVINKPVGFASIPSAIHSNTIANFIKAYYVEKSYPNQQVHIVTRLDRDTSGLMLFAKHGYAHARLDKQLQTRAIEKRYFALVSGQGALPDEGDIVAPIGRSKDSIITRAVDSMGKYAKTSYKVVARYPENVHLVDIKLHTGRTHQIRVHFAHLGFPLLGDDLYGGRLDLGITRQALHCHYLNFKDPFTENECRHAINLTDDFESVIIDLQKKDRG, from the coding sequence ATGAGATTTGAATTTGTAGCAGACAAACGAACAAAAGTAAAAACTCTGTTAAAAAGTCATGATGTCTCCAGAGGACTATTGGCGAAAATCAAATATAAGGGTGGTAATATATTAGTAAATGGTATCGAACAGAATGCCATTTATTTATTGGATATTGGGGATGTGGTAACTATTGATATTCCAAAAGAAGAGCCTTTTGAAAAGCTTGAAGCGATTCCTTTTGACTTGGACATTGTCTATGAAGATGACCATTTTCTAGTCATTAATAAACCCGTTGGCTTTGCCAGTATTCCGAGTGCCATTCATTCCAATACTATTGCCAACTTTATCAAGGCATATTATGTGGAAAAGAGTTATCCTAATCAACAAGTACATATCGTGACTCGTTTGGATAGAGATACGAGTGGATTGATGTTATTTGCTAAGCATGGCTATGCTCATGCAAGATTAGATAAGCAGCTCCAAACTCGTGCCATTGAGAAACGTTATTTCGCCCTCGTTTCTGGTCAAGGTGCTCTACCCGACGAAGGGGATATTGTGGCACCAATTGGGCGATCTAAAGATAGTATCATTACACGGGCGGTTGATTCCATGGGGAAATATGCTAAGACCAGCTACAAGGTGGTCGCGCGCTATCCAGAAAATGTGCACTTGGTAGACATTAAATTGCATACGGGACGTACCCACCAGATTAGAGTTCATTTTGCCCACCTTGGTTTTCCCCTGTTAGGGGATGATCTCTATGGAGGTCGCTTGGACCTAGGAATAACAAGGCAAGCCTTACATTGCCATTACTTGAATTTTAAAGATCCGTTTACAGAAAATGAGTGTAGACATGCAATAAACTTGACAGATGACTTTGAGAGCGTTATCATAGATTTACAGAAAAAAGATAGAGGTTAA
- the pta gene encoding phosphate acetyltransferase: MSIRSLFGGLREKILGKNMKIVFPEGNDERVVRAAARLKFEGLLEPIILGQSEEVRSLLTKLGFADQDYTIINPNDYADFERMKEAFVEVRKGKATLEDADKMLRDVNYFGVMLVKMGLADGMVSGAIHSTADTVRPALQIIKTKPGISRTSGVFLMNRENTSERYVFADCAINIDPTAQELAEIAVNTAETAKIFDIDPKIAMLSFSTKGSGKAPQVDKVREATEIAKGLNPDLALDGELQFDAAFVPETAAIKAPDSAVAGQANTFVFPDLQSGNIGYKIAQRLGMFDAIGPILQGLNKPVNDLSRGSSAEDIYKLAIITAAQAIESQG, from the coding sequence ATGAGTATTCGGAGTTTATTCGGTGGCTTAAGAGAAAAGATTCTTGGAAAAAACATGAAAATTGTTTTTCCAGAGGGAAATGATGAGCGTGTGGTTCGTGCAGCTGCTCGTTTGAAATTTGAAGGACTTTTAGAACCGATTATCCTTGGACAGTCAGAAGAGGTTCGCAGCCTTTTAACAAAATTAGGTTTTGCTGATCAAGACTATACTATCATTAATCCAAATGACTATGCTGACTTTGAAAGAATGAAAGAAGCTTTTGTTGAGGTCCGTAAAGGAAAAGCAACGCTTGAAGATGCAGATAAAATGCTTCGTGATGTTAATTACTTTGGTGTTATGTTGGTTAAAATGGGATTAGCAGATGGAATGGTATCAGGGGCTATTCATTCAACAGCTGACACTGTTCGTCCAGCCCTTCAAATCATCAAAACTAAACCAGGTATCTCAAGAACTTCAGGTGTCTTCTTGATGAACCGCGAAAATACGAGCGAGCGTTACGTGTTTGCTGATTGTGCTATCAATATTGACCCAACAGCACAAGAATTGGCAGAAATCGCTGTTAACACAGCTGAAACAGCTAAAATCTTTGATATTGATCCTAAAATTGCTATGTTAAGCTTCTCAACAAAGGGTTCTGGTAAAGCGCCTCAAGTTGATAAGGTAAGAGAAGCAACAGAAATTGCTAAAGGGTTGAACCCTGATTTGGCACTTGATGGTGAGTTGCAATTTGATGCAGCCTTTGTTCCTGAAACAGCAGCTATCAAAGCACCAGATTCAGCGGTTGCTGGTCAAGCTAATACTTTCGTTTTCCCTGACTTGCAGTCTGGAAATATTGGTTACAAAATTGCACAACGTTTAGGAATGTTTGATGCTATTGGACCAATCTTACAAGGATTGAACAAACCTGTTAATGATTTATCTCGTGGCTCAAGCGCTGAAGATATTTACAAATTAGCTATTATTACAGCAGCACAAGCTATTGAAAGCCAAGGGTAA
- a CDS encoding SDR family NAD(P)-dependent oxidoreductase: MGNIALVTGASAGFGRAIVEQLIADGIKVIGAARRLEKLKALETSFGSDNFYPLQMDVTDTKAIDVALTSLPTQWQDITILVNNAGLALGLDKAYEADFENWMTMINTNIVGLIYLTRQLLPNMISKDDGIIINLGSTAGTIPYPGANIYGASKAFVKQFSLNLRADLAGSHIRVTNIEPGLCEGTEFSKVRFNGDEERVKAIYQGAHAIQPQDIASTVSWVIHQPPHVNVNRIELMPVSQSYGPQPVTRD; encoded by the coding sequence ATGGGAAATATTGCCTTAGTAACAGGGGCTTCAGCCGGTTTTGGCAGAGCCATTGTCGAACAATTAATTGCAGATGGGATAAAGGTTATTGGTGCCGCTCGTCGTCTTGAGAAACTCAAGGCCTTAGAAACGAGCTTTGGATCGGACAACTTTTACCCTTTGCAGATGGATGTCACAGATACCAAAGCGATTGATGTTGCTTTGACAAGTCTACCAACTCAGTGGCAAGATATTACTATTTTAGTTAATAATGCAGGCTTGGCATTGGGACTTGATAAGGCTTATGAAGCCGATTTTGAGAATTGGATGACGATGATTAATACCAATATTGTTGGGTTGATTTATCTCACACGTCAATTATTACCAAATATGATCTCCAAAGATGATGGTATTATTATTAATTTAGGGTCAACCGCAGGGACAATTCCCTATCCGGGCGCCAATATTTATGGGGCTAGCAAGGCTTTTGTTAAGCAGTTCTCACTCAATTTACGAGCTGATTTAGCAGGTAGCCATATACGTGTGACCAATATTGAACCCGGCCTATGTGAAGGGACAGAATTTTCAAAGGTTCGCTTTAATGGTGATGAGGAACGGGTGAAGGCCATTTATCAAGGAGCACATGCCATTCAACCTCAAGATATTGCGTCGACCGTATCATGGGTGATTCATCAGCCCCCTCATGTTAATGTTAATCGTATTGAGCTGATGCCAGTGTCGCAAAGTTATGGACCGCAACCAGTTACTCGTGACTAG
- a CDS encoding multidrug transporter gives MKNTISILALLTPENQLEDTFIRELSHHFSHLFEVTILTSKANIQSNQLSTFQGIFSFHEHDIDLPTLYFKTSQYGQGFLVTESVFDQATAVLSLSQYLTRFYQKFDGHFLEYLPLQARLSDANGNIIVDNHAFNGSFLPATDKEIEDWILAELRLSDNPCKTFLLPSGSLDHIYMQHYQALKNPQGQLVGVLDTVQDIKPLLNQYLEETGQAIVGWSDVTSGPSILDH, from the coding sequence ATGAAAAATACCATTTCCATTTTAGCGCTCTTAACACCTGAAAACCAACTTGAAGATACGTTTATTAGAGAGCTTTCCCACCACTTCTCACACCTTTTTGAGGTGACTATTCTCACTAGCAAAGCCAACATTCAGTCAAATCAATTGTCGACTTTCCAGGGAATTTTCAGTTTCCATGAGCATGACATTGACTTGCCTACACTCTATTTCAAAACCTCTCAATATGGTCAGGGATTTTTAGTGACAGAAAGTGTATTTGATCAAGCAACAGCAGTCTTATCGTTAAGCCAATACCTCACTAGATTTTACCAAAAATTTGATGGACATTTTTTAGAGTACCTTCCTTTGCAAGCAAGGTTATCTGATGCAAATGGAAACATCATAGTCGATAATCATGCTTTTAATGGAAGTTTTTTGCCAGCTACTGATAAAGAAATAGAAGATTGGATTCTTGCTGAATTGCGTTTATCAGATAACCCTTGTAAAACCTTCCTACTTCCTTCGGGTTCATTGGATCATATTTACATGCAGCATTATCAAGCTCTTAAAAATCCTCAAGGTCAGCTGGTGGGAGTTTTGGATACCGTTCAAGACATTAAACCGTTATTAAACCAGTATTTAGAAGAAACTGGACAAGCCATTGTTGGCTGGTCCGATGTGACATCAGGTCCTTCCATTTTAGATCACTAA
- a CDS encoding ABC transporter ATP-binding protein, translating to MIRFNNVSKTFGQTKVLQEQTFQINDREFFVLVGPSGSGKTTLLKMINCLIEPSSGDILLNNVPQKELDLREMRLSIGYVLQQIALFPNLTVAENIAIIPEMKQWSPEEIRQKTEELLNKVGLPAKDYLNRYPSDLSGGEQQRIGIVRAIISHPKILLMDEPFSALDPISRKQLQELMLSLHKEFGMTIVFVTHDIDEAIKLGDRVAILNEGEIVQLDRPEMIKTHPANAFVANLFGGNEHA from the coding sequence ATGATACGTTTTAATAATGTTTCTAAAACTTTTGGTCAGACAAAGGTTTTGCAAGAGCAGACCTTTCAAATTAATGACCGTGAATTTTTTGTGTTGGTTGGCCCCAGCGGATCGGGCAAGACCACACTTTTAAAAATGATTAATTGCCTTATTGAACCAAGCTCTGGAGATATTTTACTGAATAACGTCCCACAGAAAGAGTTAGATTTACGTGAGATGAGGCTATCTATTGGATACGTGTTGCAGCAAATTGCTCTTTTTCCCAATCTCACAGTAGCTGAAAATATTGCGATTATCCCTGAGATGAAGCAATGGTCACCTGAAGAAATTAGACAAAAAACTGAAGAATTATTGAATAAGGTGGGCCTACCTGCTAAAGATTATCTTAATCGTTACCCAAGTGATTTATCGGGAGGTGAACAGCAACGTATTGGTATTGTACGTGCTATCATTTCTCATCCTAAAATTCTATTGATGGATGAACCATTTTCAGCCTTAGATCCTATTTCACGTAAACAATTGCAAGAATTAATGTTGAGTCTTCACAAGGAGTTTGGCATGACTATTGTATTTGTGACACATGATATTGATGAGGCTATTAAATTAGGAGACCGCGTGGCTATTTTAAATGAGGGAGAAATTGTGCAACTGGATCGCCCAGAAATGATTAAGACCCACCCTGCTAATGCTTTTGTAGCCAATTTATTTGGAGGTAATGAGCATGCCTAA
- a CDS encoding ABC transporter permease/substrate-binding protein, which yields MPNLFVTFQNRFNEWLAALGEHLQISLLSLMIALLIGVPLAALLSRSKRWSDIMLQVTGVFQTIPSLALLGLFIPLMGIGTLPAVTALVIYAIFPILQNTITGLNGIDPSLVEAGTAFGMTKWERLKTFEIPIAMPVIMSGVRTSAVMIIGTATLASLIGAGGLGSFILLGIDRNNANLIMIGAISSALLAIIFNSLLQYLEKASLRRIMISFGITFLALLASYAPMVLSQFSKGKDTVVIAGKLGAEPDILINLYKELIEDQSNISVELKSHFGKTSFLYEALKSGDIDIYPEFTGTITSSLLRDKPPLSNDPKQVYEDAKKGIAKQDKLTLLKPFAYQNTYAVAMPEKLAEEYQIETISDLKVHADTLKAGFTLEFKDRADGYKGMQSQYGLHLSVATMEPALRYQAIQSGDIQVTDAYSTDAEITKYHLKVLKDDKQLFPPYQGAPLMKASLLTKHPELKGILNQLAGKITEKEMQDMNYKVSVKGADANKVARDYLLKAGLIQK from the coding sequence ATGCCTAATTTGTTTGTAACTTTCCAAAACCGTTTTAATGAATGGTTGGCTGCTCTAGGGGAACACCTGCAAATTTCCCTTTTATCTCTTATGATTGCCTTACTAATAGGCGTGCCTTTAGCAGCTCTTCTCAGTCGCAGCAAACGTTGGTCAGACATCATGTTACAGGTAACAGGTGTTTTTCAAACCATTCCCTCACTGGCTTTGCTTGGTCTTTTCATCCCTTTAATGGGAATTGGAACGTTGCCTGCAGTGACAGCTTTAGTTATCTATGCGATTTTTCCGATTTTACAGAACACCATCACAGGGTTAAATGGTATTGACCCGAGTCTCGTGGAAGCAGGGACAGCGTTTGGGATGACCAAATGGGAGCGTTTGAAAACATTTGAGATTCCAATTGCTATGCCTGTCATTATGTCAGGTGTGCGGACGTCAGCAGTCATGATTATTGGCACAGCTACTTTAGCTTCTTTGATAGGAGCCGGTGGACTTGGCTCTTTCATCTTATTGGGGATTGATCGTAATAATGCTAATCTGATTATGATAGGGGCTATTTCTTCAGCTCTACTAGCCATTATTTTCAATAGTTTGTTACAGTACCTTGAGAAAGCTTCCTTGCGACGGATTATGATTAGTTTTGGAATCACTTTCCTTGCCTTGTTGGCATCGTACGCTCCTATGGTGCTTAGTCAGTTTTCAAAAGGAAAAGATACAGTGGTTATTGCCGGTAAATTGGGAGCAGAGCCCGATATTCTGATTAATCTCTATAAGGAATTAATTGAAGACCAATCAAATATAAGCGTTGAGTTGAAATCTCATTTTGGGAAAACTAGCTTCCTATATGAAGCCCTTAAATCTGGAGATATTGATATCTATCCTGAATTTACAGGAACCATAACATCAAGTCTTTTACGCGACAAACCACCTTTGTCTAATGACCCTAAGCAGGTCTATGAGGATGCTAAAAAAGGCATTGCTAAGCAAGATAAACTGACCCTTCTCAAGCCATTTGCTTACCAAAATACGTATGCTGTTGCTATGCCAGAAAAATTGGCAGAGGAATATCAGATTGAAACCATTTCTGATTTAAAAGTGCATGCTGATACTTTAAAGGCTGGTTTTACTCTGGAATTTAAGGACAGAGCAGATGGCTATAAGGGAATGCAATCTCAATATGGGTTACATCTATCTGTGGCGACGATGGAGCCAGCCTTGCGTTATCAAGCTATTCAATCAGGAGATATCCAAGTAACAGATGCTTACTCTACGGATGCTGAAATTACGAAATACCATTTGAAAGTTTTAAAAGATGATAAACAGTTGTTTCCACCTTATCAGGGAGCTCCTTTGATGAAAGCCTCCTTATTAACAAAACATCCAGAATTAAAAGGCATTCTTAATCAATTAGCGGGAAAAATTACTGAAAAAGAGATGCAGGACATGAACTACAAGGTATCTGTTAAAGGAGCAGATGCTAATAAGGTCGCTCGAGATTATCTGTTGAAAGCAGGCTTAATTCAGAAATAA